From a single Kitasatospora sp. NBC_00458 genomic region:
- a CDS encoding Y-family DNA polymerase — MSGDGAAGTGTPRVLVVWCPDWPVVAVERPGDAGAAAGGDTDGSGGAAAGRDGGTPVAVVEGGRVLACSAAARAAGVRQGQRLKLAQRLCPALELRDRDPEAETRRFEPVVAAVEAFTPRVEVLRPGLCAIPVKGPGRYFGGEEALAAKVQGAVTAALAATAPGAAATADPAEPGRQEHPADAETAAARPAARPAAHPGTRSGDRTSASGAEDVPVAEVVPLHPADAGRAAPRRRTAGSDELFDAAPAARDGARGGFARPAAYPSEPVRPEPVRPEPARPDHPAGPEPVHPSGPRPAVAGHPGEAAHPESRPAESRPAESRTAESRTAPGPAPGPAPAPAPAPAPRGQVGVADGLFAAVLAARAGVLVPAGRTAEFLAPYPVAALGDEVLAELLDRLGLPTVGTFAALPAEAVADRFGPAGTTAHRLARGLQPRPLAPRTGGPNLSVEQRFDPPEPLAEPLVFVARTLAEQLHQRLAGAGLTCQRVAVEVECADGRTVARLWRHEGRLSATALAERVRWQLQAWQSAGTFEAAPAAGPRGTRPPGGTRPHDGSFSPNGLRPTEGADGPGTGGFTALRLVPDDLTPDRGRQLALWGQAVADDRVERAVARVQAVLGHAGLRRIEPAGGRGPDEQAVRVPWGEPYDPAAPADAPWPGRLRDVWPSVVHRTPVPATVLDADGRPVTVDGRAGVSARPATVAVRGRRLAVDGWTGPWPVVEYWWDRSRARRRARFQVTVAGGRALLLTVEGGAWFMEAGYD, encoded by the coding sequence ATGTCCGGCGACGGAGCGGCCGGCACCGGCACCCCCCGGGTGCTGGTGGTCTGGTGCCCGGACTGGCCGGTGGTGGCCGTGGAACGCCCCGGCGACGCCGGCGCGGCGGCGGGCGGCGACACGGACGGGAGCGGCGGCGCGGCGGCGGGCCGCGACGGGGGCACCCCGGTGGCCGTGGTCGAGGGCGGCCGGGTGCTGGCGTGCTCGGCGGCGGCCCGGGCGGCCGGGGTGCGGCAGGGACAGCGGCTCAAGCTGGCCCAGCGGCTCTGCCCCGCGCTGGAACTGCGCGACCGCGACCCCGAGGCGGAGACCCGGAGGTTCGAGCCGGTGGTCGCGGCGGTGGAGGCGTTCACCCCGCGGGTGGAGGTGCTGCGCCCGGGGCTATGCGCGATCCCGGTGAAGGGGCCGGGCCGGTACTTCGGCGGGGAGGAGGCGCTGGCGGCCAAGGTCCAGGGCGCGGTGACGGCCGCCCTGGCGGCGACCGCACCCGGGGCGGCGGCGACCGCCGATCCGGCGGAGCCCGGCCGCCAGGAGCACCCGGCCGACGCCGAAACGGCCGCGGCCCGCCCCGCGGCCCGCCCCGCCGCCCATCCCGGGACCCGTTCCGGCGATCGGACGTCCGCCTCGGGGGCCGAGGACGTCCCGGTGGCCGAGGTCGTTCCGCTGCACCCGGCGGACGCCGGCCGGGCCGCGCCCCGCCGCCGGACCGCCGGGTCGGACGAGCTGTTCGACGCGGCGCCCGCCGCCCGGGACGGCGCGCGCGGCGGCTTCGCCCGTCCGGCCGCCTACCCGTCGGAGCCCGTGCGCCCGGAGCCCGTGCGCCCGGAGCCCGCACGCCCGGACCACCCCGCGGGCCCGGAGCCCGTGCACCCGTCCGGCCCTCGGCCGGCGGTGGCCGGTCATCCCGGGGAAGCCGCCCACCCGGAGTCCCGCCCGGCGGAGTCCCGCCCGGCGGAGTCCCGCACGGCGGAGTCCCGCACGGCCCCCGGGCCCGCTCCCGGGCCCGCCCCCGCGCCTGCTCCGGCTCCCGCCCCGCGCGGGCAGGTCGGGGTGGCCGACGGCCTGTTCGCCGCCGTGCTCGCCGCCCGCGCCGGGGTACTGGTGCCGGCCGGGCGGACGGCGGAGTTCCTCGCGCCCTACCCGGTGGCCGCGCTCGGCGACGAGGTGCTGGCGGAACTGCTGGACCGGCTGGGCCTGCCCACGGTCGGGACGTTCGCCGCCCTGCCCGCCGAGGCGGTGGCGGACCGTTTCGGCCCGGCCGGCACGACGGCGCACCGGCTGGCCCGCGGGCTGCAGCCGCGTCCGCTGGCGCCGCGTACGGGCGGGCCGAACCTCTCGGTCGAGCAGCGCTTCGACCCGCCCGAGCCGCTCGCCGAACCACTGGTGTTCGTCGCCCGGACCCTGGCCGAGCAGCTGCACCAGCGGCTCGCCGGGGCGGGGCTGACCTGCCAGCGGGTCGCCGTCGAGGTGGAGTGCGCCGACGGCCGGACCGTGGCGCGGCTCTGGCGGCACGAGGGCAGGCTCTCGGCGACGGCGCTCGCCGAACGGGTCCGCTGGCAGCTCCAGGCCTGGCAGAGCGCGGGCACCTTCGAAGCCGCGCCCGCCGCGGGCCCCCGCGGCACCCGCCCCCCGGGCGGCACCCGTCCCCACGACGGATCCTTCTCCCCGAACGGCCTCCGCCCGACGGAGGGCGCCGACGGCCCCGGCACCGGGGGATTCACCGCGCTGCGCCTCGTCCCCGACGACCTCACCCCCGACCGCGGTCGCCAACTCGCCCTCTGGGGGCAGGCGGTGGCGGACGACCGGGTGGAACGCGCGGTGGCCCGGGTCCAGGCGGTGCTCGGGCACGCCGGGCTGCGCCGGATCGAACCGGCCGGCGGACGCGGCCCGGACGAACAGGCGGTGCGGGTGCCCTGGGGCGAGCCCTACGACCCGGCGGCCCCCGCCGACGCGCCCTGGCCGGGGCGGCTGCGGGACGTCTGGCCGTCCGTGGTGCACCGCACTCCGGTGCCGGCGACGGTGCTCGACGCGGACGGGCGGCCGGTGACGGTGGACGGCCGGGCGGGGGTGTCGGCCCGGCCGGCCACCGTCGCGGTGCGCGGGCGGCGGCTGGCGGTGGACGGCTGGACCGGGCCCTGGCCGGTGGTCGAGTACTGGTGGGACCGGTCGCGGGCCCGCCGCCGGGCCCGCTTCCAGGTCACGGTGGCGGGCGGACGGGCGCTGCTGCTCACGGTGGAGGGGGGCGCCTGGTTCATGGAGGCCGGTTACGACTGA